In Rutidosis leptorrhynchoides isolate AG116_Rl617_1_P2 chromosome 2, CSIRO_AGI_Rlap_v1, whole genome shotgun sequence, one genomic interval encodes:
- the LOC139887581 gene encoding uncharacterized protein: MSEDGSHLHSESQSESSGNKTDFQIQLENFFKNGMSFQPRPKLTSSLKININLNSQNYALWSRMMKVAIGGESKNLLNHLSSNAPESDDSSNSQWEQDDLVVFSWLIQNIEPNLASDLTSFPTAKALWDALITTYSSGQDKLQTYDLYVKAIKMEQSNMSLEELWIKMQGVWGELERRDPNPIEHPSDISKYNKIRAEQKLFQFLNALDRKHDTIKREMLRLNPLPTVEEAYAAVRKEAAHQQILELATNDSSTSHGIAVGLAAIDGKKPPAQPHLL; the protein is encoded by the exons ATGTCCGAGGACGGTAGTCATCTCCATTCTGAGTCTCAAAGTGAGTCATCGGGCAACAAAACTGATTTTCAAATTCAATTGGAAAACTTTTTCAAAAATGGTATGAGTTTTCAACCTAGACCCAAATTGACTAGTAGCTtgaagattaatattaatcttaacagTCAAAACTATGCACTTTGGTCACGAATGATGAAAGTGGCCATAGGAGGTGAATCGAAAAACCTCCTAAACCACCTGAGTTCAAACGCACCTGAAAGTGATGACTCAAGCAATAGTCAATGGGAACAGGATGATCTCGTTGTTTTCTCCTGGTTAATACAAAACATTGAGCCAAATCTCGCAAGTGATTTGACATCTTTTCCAACAGCCAAGGCCCTTTGGGATGCCCTAATTACCACTTACAGTAGTGGTCAAGATAAACTTCAAACTTATGATTtatatgtaaaagcaattaaaatggaACAATCTAACATGTCTTTAGAAGAGTTGTGGATAAAGATGCAAGGAGTATGGGGGGAACTCGAAAGAAGAGATCCAAACCCCATAGAGCATCCATCCGACATCTCAAAATACAACAAAATACGAGCAGAACAAAAATTGTTCCAATTTTTAAATGCTTTAGATCGAAAACATGATACCATTAAACGAGAAATGTTGAGATTAAACCCATTACCAACTGTTGAAGAGGCATATGCTGCCGTGAGAAAGGAAGCAGCACACCAGCAGATTTTAGAGTTAGCCACGAATGATTCTTCGACCAGTCATGGAATTGCAGTTGGGTTAGCTGCAATTGACGGCAAAAAACCACCGGCTCAACCTCACC TGCTTTGA